From Mucilaginibacter rubeus, a single genomic window includes:
- a CDS encoding DUF5597 domain-containing protein yields the protein MLKIISKTAQNIFLLALILIAGDKALAQTNNPSSPKLIEKNGRHAFLVDGKPFLMLGGQAHNSSAWPTLMPGVWKSAEAMHLNTLEVPIYWEQIEPQPGKFDFSLVDTLLTQARQHNVHLVLLWFGTWKNGSNHYIPEWMKRDAGKYPNITGKTGKAIDSPSPHSKATLEADVKAFSAVMRYLKQADAQHTVIMVQVENEPGSWDTVRDYSAVAQKLFEADVPAGLLKPAILKALNVPENSKGTWAKVFGDRADEYFQAWSIARFIERVAAAGKAEYPLPLYVNVALRDPLTNPPATHYESGGATDNVIPIWKAAAPSIDLLAPDIYLSGSERVLKVIDLYTRADNTLFVPEAGLIADNAKYFYDVLAHGGIGFSPFGIDDNGDASNDEHLAERLAPFAQEYAVARPMMRELAQWAFEGKIKAVVEHEDGAEQTIKLGEWDAIIKFGNGRGGELKPNRDHNGKAMIVTLDENKFIMTGTNCRITFHPAGGNTGRAWQYLKVEEGRYSDGIFKSLRILNGDETDWGGPAIGDQPRVLRISLVVR from the coding sequence ATGCTTAAAATAATTAGCAAAACAGCGCAGAACATTTTCCTGCTTGCTTTAATATTGATTGCAGGTGATAAAGCCCTTGCCCAAACCAATAATCCATCGTCACCCAAGCTTATCGAAAAAAATGGAAGGCACGCGTTTTTAGTTGATGGCAAACCGTTTTTGATGCTTGGCGGCCAGGCGCATAACTCAAGCGCATGGCCGACATTGATGCCAGGGGTATGGAAATCGGCAGAGGCGATGCACCTCAACACACTTGAAGTGCCCATTTACTGGGAACAGATAGAACCTCAGCCCGGAAAGTTTGATTTTTCGCTGGTAGATACGCTGCTCACCCAGGCCCGGCAGCACAACGTTCATTTGGTGTTGCTATGGTTTGGTACCTGGAAAAACGGCAGCAACCATTACATCCCCGAATGGATGAAGCGTGATGCCGGGAAATACCCAAACATTACGGGTAAAACAGGCAAAGCAATTGATTCGCCGTCCCCGCATTCAAAGGCTACATTGGAGGCTGATGTTAAAGCGTTTTCGGCAGTGATGCGATATCTGAAACAGGCCGACGCGCAGCATACCGTTATTATGGTTCAGGTTGAAAATGAGCCCGGCTCATGGGACACTGTTCGTGATTACTCGGCTGTGGCGCAAAAATTATTCGAAGCAGATGTCCCCGCGGGACTGTTAAAACCAGCTATACTAAAAGCGTTAAATGTACCCGAAAACTCAAAAGGTACATGGGCCAAGGTTTTTGGCGACAGGGCCGATGAGTATTTCCAGGCCTGGTCTATTGCCCGTTTCATTGAACGAGTTGCGGCTGCCGGTAAAGCTGAATATCCGTTACCGTTGTATGTGAATGTGGCACTTCGCGATCCGCTCACCAATCCACCTGCAACCCATTATGAAAGCGGCGGCGCTACAGATAACGTGATCCCGATCTGGAAAGCGGCGGCACCGTCTATCGATTTGCTTGCTCCTGATATTTACCTCTCCGGCAGCGAAAGGGTACTAAAAGTGATCGACCTGTATACCCGTGCAGATAACACCCTGTTTGTACCCGAAGCCGGTTTAATTGCAGATAACGCCAAATACTTTTATGATGTTTTAGCCCATGGCGGCATAGGTTTCTCTCCTTTCGGGATAGATGATAATGGCGATGCTTCAAACGATGAACATTTGGCCGAACGCCTTGCTCCTTTTGCACAGGAATATGCTGTAGCAAGGCCAATGATGCGGGAACTGGCTCAATGGGCCTTTGAAGGTAAGATCAAAGCCGTTGTTGAACATGAAGACGGCGCGGAGCAAACCATTAAACTTGGCGAATGGGATGCGATTATAAAATTCGGCAATGGCCGCGGCGGTGAACTTAAGCCGAATAGGGACCATAACGGCAAAGCTATGATAGTTACCCTTGACGAAAACAAATTCATCATGACCGGGACAAACTGTAGGATTACCTTCCATCCCGCAGGCGGCAATACCGGCAGGGCATGGCAATACCTTAAAGTTGAAGAAGGCAGGTATAGCGATGGTATTTTTAAATCGCTTCGCATCCTTAATGGCGATGAAACTGATTGGGGTGGCCCCGCAATTGGAGATCAACCGAGGGTGCTGCGGATTTCGTTGGTGGTGAGGTAA